In Granulicatella elegans, one genomic interval encodes:
- a CDS encoding single-stranded DNA-binding protein — protein MNHVSLIGRLIKDVAVHQSEKGNSVCRNTLAVQSIYRQNDGDKQTDFIQVIAFGKLADRIQRFVKKGDRLGIEGRIHSRHYKNRDQQDVYVTEVIIEECYFLEPKSQETEPEETDEFASIFTVEGE, from the coding sequence ATGAATCATGTTTCATTAATTGGTCGTCTGATTAAGGACGTCGCTGTTCATCAATCTGAGAAGGGAAATTCTGTTTGTCGAAATACTTTGGCAGTACAGAGTATTTATAGGCAGAATGATGGGGATAAGCAGACGGATTTTATTCAGGTGATTGCTTTTGGAAAGCTGGCGGATCGGATTCAGCGTTTTGTGAAGAAGGGTGATCGTTTAGGGATTGAGGGTCGTATTCATTCGAGACATTATAAGAATCGTGATCAGCAGGATGTTTATGTGACAGAGGTGATTATTGAGGAATGTTATTTCTTAGAGCCTAAGTCGCAAGAAACTGAGCCAGAAGAAACGGATGAGTTTGCTTCGATTTTCACGGTTGAAGGGGAATAA
- a CDS encoding antitoxin: MASTQPVNFRADSTFYQQSKEILADEKITLSDVFNAALRKIATGAVDPKEFVFSDSQEPQYQVAFEDLKKEILLGHQDIQQGKLTSLSDVRKELGVD; the protein is encoded by the coding sequence ATGGCGAGTACTCAACCAGTGAATTTTAGAGCAGATTCTACATTCTACCAACAATCAAAAGAGATACTAGCAGATGAAAAGATAACTTTATCTGATGTATTCAACGCAGCACTTCGTAAAATTGCAACTGGAGCAGTTGACCCTAAAGAATTTGTATTCAGCGATTCTCAAGAACCACAATATCAAGTTGCCTTTGAAGATTTGAAAAAAGAGATTTTGCTTGGTCATCAGGACATTCAGCAAGGGAAACTTACTTCTTTGTCAGATGTGAGAAAGGAATTGGGTGTTGATTAA
- a CDS encoding Cof-type HAD-IIB family hydrolase, which yields MIKLIAIDMDGTLLNSKKQLLEETKQYFKEFHHKDTETLLVLCTGRPETGIRPYLKDLGYLEENHYIISQNGANIYESQTGNRIMDAFVDSAAIQKWIQLGKEHNISVMGGGVDYYYSFDQEPTEWMEYDVKIINGEIKRITTKESLTTDFYKILLLGDEEQLNEFETVIPDSWREEFYVVRSQKYLVEVLKKGVNKAYGLEKLVQRLNLNQNEIAAIGDAANDIEMLQYAGLAIAMGNATEEVKHLCSIVTDTNENNGVIKAIERIVIEKE from the coding sequence ATGATTAAACTAATTGCCATCGATATGGATGGAACATTATTAAATTCTAAAAAACAATTACTAGAAGAAACGAAACAATATTTCAAAGAATTTCATCATAAAGATACAGAAACACTATTAGTTCTATGTACAGGTAGACCAGAAACAGGAATTCGTCCTTACTTAAAAGATTTAGGATATCTTGAAGAAAATCATTATATTATTAGTCAAAACGGCGCTAATATTTATGAAAGCCAAACAGGGAACCGTATCATGGATGCATTTGTAGATTCAGCTGCTATCCAAAAATGGATTCAACTTGGAAAAGAACACAACATTAGTGTGATGGGAGGCGGAGTTGATTATTACTACTCCTTTGACCAAGAACCAACAGAATGGATGGAATATGATGTAAAAATCATCAACGGAGAAATCAAACGTATTACAACGAAAGAATCTCTTACAACAGATTTTTATAAAATTTTACTACTTGGAGATGAAGAACAATTAAACGAATTTGAGACAGTAATTCCAGATTCATGGAGAGAGGAATTCTATGTCGTTCGTAGCCAAAAATATTTAGTTGAGGTCCTAAAAAAAGGCGTCAATAAAGCTTATGGACTAGAAAAATTAGTCCAAAGACTCAACCTCAACCAAAACGAAATTGCCGCTATTGGAGATGCCGCCAATGATATCGAAATGCTTCAATACGCAGGATTAGCAATCGCAATGGGAAATGCCACAGAAGAAGTTAAACATCTATGCAGCATTGTAACTGACACAAACGAAAATAATGGTGTTATTAAGGCAATTGAACGTATCGTTATTGAGAAGGAATAA
- a CDS encoding L-lactate dehydrogenase: MKKFIKPSNKVILVGDGAVGSSYAYALVLQGIAEELGIIDIAREKTEGDALDLSHALAFNSPKKIYAASYEDCQDADVICITAGAAQKPGETRIDLVHKNLKILKGIIDPIMASGFDGIFLVASNPVDILTYATWKFSGLPKNRVVGSGTALDSARFRQAIAELIDVDARNVHGYILGEHGDTEFPVWSHANVGGLQIYEWVRQNPDTDEEKLVEVFFQVRDAAYEIIAKKGATYYGIGATLARITKAILNNERAIFPLSVYLEGHYGQEDIYIGVPAVIGRDGIRQIIEIPLADAEQEKMDLSATALKQVIHDAFERLENEK; the protein is encoded by the coding sequence ATGAAAAAATTTATTAAACCTAGTAATAAAGTAATTTTAGTTGGAGATGGCGCTGTAGGTTCTAGTTATGCCTATGCCCTTGTTCTTCAAGGAATTGCGGAAGAACTTGGAATTATTGATATTGCACGAGAAAAAACAGAAGGAGATGCCTTAGACTTATCACACGCTCTAGCATTCAACTCTCCTAAGAAAATCTATGCAGCCAGTTATGAAGACTGCCAAGATGCAGACGTTATTTGTATCACAGCAGGTGCAGCTCAAAAACCAGGTGAAACTCGAATTGACTTAGTACACAAAAACTTAAAAATCTTAAAAGGGATTATTGATCCAATTATGGCAAGTGGATTTGATGGAATCTTCTTAGTTGCATCAAATCCTGTAGACATTTTAACTTACGCTACTTGGAAATTTTCTGGATTGCCAAAAAATCGTGTAGTAGGATCAGGTACTGCATTAGATAGTGCTCGTTTCCGTCAAGCAATTGCTGAATTAATCGATGTCGATGCTCGAAACGTTCATGGATATATCCTAGGAGAACACGGAGATACAGAATTCCCAGTTTGGTCTCATGCAAATGTCGGTGGATTACAAATTTATGAATGGGTTCGCCAAAATCCGGATACAGATGAAGAAAAATTAGTCGAAGTATTCTTCCAAGTAAGAGATGCTGCTTATGAAATCATTGCGAAAAAAGGAGCTACTTACTATGGTATCGGAGCAACCCTAGCAAGAATTACAAAAGCCATTTTAAATAACGAAAGAGCTATCTTCCCATTATCCGTCTATCTCGAAGGACATTATGGACAAGAAGATATTTATATCGGAGTTCCAGCCGTTATTGGACGAGATGGCATTCGTCAAATTATTGAAATCCCATTAGCTGATGCTGAACAAGAAAAAATGGATTTATCTGCTACTGCCTTAAAACAAGTCATTCACGATGCCTTTGAACGTTTAGAAAATGAAAAATAA
- the pth gene encoding aminoacyl-tRNA hydrolase, whose product MKLIIGLGNPGAKYKGTRHNIGFITVDEFAYQEKLEFNQALFDATFTQTHIDGEKVIFMKPLTYMNLSGQAVRPFMNYFKIDIEDIVVLYDDMDLPVGKIRLRQKGSAGGHNGVKSIISCLGSDQFNRIKIGVGRPAPGRSVINHVLANFEKEEQEDILASVDKSVEALRDWIKCDNFIQTMNRYN is encoded by the coding sequence ATGAAATTAATCATTGGATTAGGAAATCCAGGAGCAAAATATAAAGGAACTCGTCATAATATCGGATTTATTACTGTTGACGAATTTGCTTACCAAGAAAAATTGGAATTTAATCAAGCGTTATTTGATGCAACTTTTACTCAAACACATATCGATGGAGAAAAAGTCATTTTCATGAAGCCGTTGACGTATATGAATTTATCCGGTCAAGCGGTTCGTCCGTTCATGAATTATTTTAAAATTGATATTGAAGATATTGTAGTGCTTTATGATGATATGGATCTTCCAGTAGGAAAAATTAGGTTACGTCAAAAAGGCAGTGCCGGAGGACATAATGGGGTTAAGAGTATCATTAGTTGTTTAGGAAGTGACCAGTTTAATCGCATTAAAATTGGTGTAGGTCGACCGGCACCAGGTCGAAGTGTAATCAATCATGTATTAGCTAATTTTGAAAAGGAAGAACAAGAAGATATTTTAGCTTCTGTAGATAAAAGCGTAGAAGCGCTAAGAGATTGGATAAAATGCGATAACTTTATTCAAACAATGAATCGTTATAATTAA
- the mfd gene encoding transcription-repair coupling factor, which yields MLPLGISKKQIHSFKEWIENLPMMQSQLVLGLTGAAKHLAVANAYDHWKGPIVIVTPTMLQATQLYEELGQWYEDEVHLFTVEESLAAEYSIHSPEVISNRIRTLQFLASGEKGIAVVPLSGIQKPLVPLEVWKKSTVELVVGETRLEVEELVSQLGRMGYRREAMVAAPGEFSVRGGIVDIYPLDQEHPIRLDFFDDELDSLRHFDAETQRSLEMVENIILLPATDIPFEYEVVFEAKAKIQKAYEKDMKSSESDERTQLLTNQMNHLLTQLEEGEIPPKISYWLELFYKEKTTILDYVSKKGYLLIDDYARIQEKQRSLHEEAGLWKIHQLELGMIASSIDMIFEGKKVLKDSTLPRTYFSLFQKGLGRLTFEAIHNIQERSMTQFFSQMPMVKVEADRWAKQKATVIVVVDRLTRASKVEQTFHDFDIPAIITKEVQEGILQIMVGTFSHGFELPQDKFVVVTEKELFNKLTKRAPRTQKISNAERLKSYTELAVGDYVVHVNHGVGVYQGMETLEINGVHQDYMSIHYQDGGHLFVPVHQIKLVQKYVSSDAKVPKLNKLGSSEWAKTKRKVETKIEDIADELIELYAKRDAEKGYAFSKDTVEQKEFEEAFPYSETQDQLRSIEEIKADMQKDKPMDRLLVGDVGYGKTEVAMRAVFKALMDGKQAAVLVPTTILAEQHYENFVQRFADYPFTIGLLSRFRSKKEQQETIDGLKKGQVDVVIGTHRVLSKDVDFLDLGLLVVDEEQRFGVKHKERLKQLKSQVDVLTLTATPIPRTLHMSMLGVRDLSVIETPPSNRYPVQTFVMEQQGITIKDGIERELTRGGQVFYLYNRVETIEKKADELRQLVPEARVGVIHGQMSETTLENILYQFIEGEYDVLVTTTIIETGVDIPNVNTLFIENADHMGLSQLYQLRGRVGRTNRIAYAYLMYQPDKTLTEVGEKRLQAMRDFTELGSGFKIAMRDLSIRGAGNLLGKQQHGFIDSVGFDLYSQMLSEAVLKKQGKAVPTLEDSVEIDLQVDAYIPSTYIQDERQKIEMYKRIRSIDSMETYHELLDDFIDRFGEFPDEVSYLLEVGMLKYFAEQLSITSIKKKRYSIIVSIAQPVAQRLEGVAIFEALGPVKLPAQVTKKGMTLQVLLNVTNQPTDLWLEQLKILLEKCCEVVANQKEEND from the coding sequence ATGTTACCGTTAGGAATTAGTAAAAAACAAATCCATAGTTTTAAAGAATGGATAGAGAATCTTCCTATGATGCAAAGTCAGTTAGTGTTAGGGTTAACTGGAGCTGCGAAGCATTTAGCAGTAGCAAATGCGTATGATCATTGGAAAGGACCAATAGTTATTGTAACGCCAACAATGTTACAAGCAACTCAATTATATGAAGAATTAGGACAATGGTATGAAGATGAAGTCCATTTGTTTACAGTAGAGGAATCGTTAGCGGCAGAATATTCCATCCATTCTCCTGAAGTGATTAGTAATCGAATTCGAACTTTGCAGTTTTTAGCAAGTGGAGAAAAAGGAATTGCGGTCGTTCCTTTGTCAGGAATTCAAAAGCCACTAGTTCCATTAGAAGTTTGGAAGAAAAGTACGGTTGAATTAGTTGTTGGAGAAACAAGATTAGAAGTAGAAGAATTAGTGAGTCAATTAGGACGGATGGGGTATCGTAGAGAAGCGATGGTAGCTGCACCGGGAGAATTTTCCGTTCGTGGAGGCATTGTTGATATTTATCCGTTGGATCAAGAACATCCGATTCGGTTAGATTTTTTTGATGATGAATTAGATTCCTTGCGTCATTTTGATGCAGAAACACAACGCTCACTTGAAATGGTGGAAAATATTATTCTTTTACCGGCAACTGATATTCCATTTGAATATGAAGTAGTATTTGAGGCAAAAGCTAAAATTCAAAAAGCTTATGAAAAAGATATGAAGAGTAGTGAATCAGATGAACGTACGCAATTATTAACCAATCAAATGAATCACCTGTTGACACAATTAGAAGAAGGAGAGATTCCTCCTAAAATATCTTATTGGCTTGAACTATTTTATAAAGAGAAAACGACTATTTTAGATTATGTGTCTAAAAAGGGATATTTATTAATTGATGATTATGCTCGTATTCAAGAAAAACAACGTTCACTTCATGAAGAAGCAGGATTATGGAAAATTCATCAATTAGAATTAGGAATGATTGCTAGTTCGATTGATATGATTTTTGAAGGAAAGAAAGTATTAAAAGATTCTACGCTTCCAAGAACGTATTTTTCATTATTCCAAAAGGGATTGGGACGATTAACGTTTGAAGCCATTCACAATATTCAAGAACGTTCGATGACACAATTCTTCTCGCAAATGCCAATGGTCAAAGTAGAAGCAGATCGTTGGGCGAAACAAAAGGCTACGGTTATTGTAGTGGTGGATCGGTTAACGAGAGCTTCAAAAGTAGAACAAACTTTCCATGATTTTGATATTCCAGCGATTATTACAAAAGAAGTACAAGAAGGAATTCTTCAAATTATGGTAGGAACTTTTAGCCATGGATTTGAATTACCGCAAGATAAATTTGTAGTCGTTACAGAAAAGGAACTGTTTAATAAATTAACGAAGCGTGCTCCAAGAACTCAAAAAATTTCTAATGCGGAGAGATTGAAGAGTTATACCGAATTAGCAGTTGGAGACTATGTTGTCCACGTCAATCATGGGGTCGGTGTGTATCAAGGAATGGAAACATTAGAGATTAATGGTGTCCATCAAGATTACATGTCGATTCATTATCAAGATGGAGGGCATTTATTTGTACCCGTTCATCAAATTAAATTAGTTCAAAAATATGTTTCTTCGGATGCAAAAGTTCCTAAATTAAATAAATTAGGAAGTAGCGAATGGGCTAAAACGAAACGTAAAGTTGAAACGAAAATTGAAGATATTGCGGATGAATTAATTGAATTATATGCAAAACGTGATGCAGAAAAAGGGTATGCCTTCAGCAAGGATACCGTAGAACAAAAAGAATTTGAAGAAGCCTTTCCTTATTCAGAAACTCAAGACCAGTTAAGAAGTATTGAGGAAATTAAAGCAGATATGCAAAAAGATAAACCAATGGATCGTTTACTTGTTGGAGATGTTGGGTATGGGAAAACGGAAGTAGCTATGCGTGCAGTTTTCAAAGCGTTAATGGATGGCAAACAAGCGGCTGTATTAGTACCAACAACGATTTTAGCAGAACAACATTATGAAAATTTTGTTCAAAGATTTGCAGATTATCCGTTCACGATTGGCTTGTTAAGTCGATTTAGATCGAAGAAAGAACAACAAGAAACTATTGATGGTCTGAAAAAAGGGCAAGTGGATGTTGTCATTGGAACGCATCGTGTTTTATCAAAAGATGTAGATTTCTTAGATTTAGGTTTATTAGTAGTCGATGAAGAACAACGATTTGGGGTAAAACATAAAGAACGATTGAAACAATTAAAATCTCAAGTCGATGTTTTAACATTAACTGCAACGCCAATTCCTAGAACCTTGCATATGTCGATGCTTGGCGTACGTGATTTATCCGTTATTGAAACGCCACCTTCAAACCGTTATCCTGTCCAAACTTTTGTGATGGAACAACAAGGAATTACGATTAAAGATGGCATTGAACGAGAATTAACTCGTGGAGGACAAGTCTTTTATTTATATAATCGTGTGGAGACTATTGAGAAGAAAGCAGATGAATTACGTCAATTAGTTCCTGAAGCAAGAGTCGGAGTCATTCACGGACAAATGAGTGAAACAACATTAGAAAATATTTTATATCAATTTATTGAAGGCGAATATGATGTTTTAGTGACAACAACAATTATTGAAACAGGGGTAGATATTCCAAATGTCAATACTCTGTTTATTGAAAATGCAGATCATATGGGCTTGTCTCAGTTATATCAATTACGTGGAAGAGTGGGACGAACGAACCGTATTGCGTATGCGTATTTAATGTATCAACCAGATAAAACTTTAACAGAAGTTGGAGAAAAACGTCTACAAGCGATGCGTGACTTTACAGAATTAGGATCAGGATTCAAAATTGCGATGCGAGATTTATCGATTCGTGGTGCAGGGAATTTATTAGGAAAACAACAGCATGGATTTATTGATTCTGTTGGATTTGATTTATATTCTCAAATGTTGAGTGAAGCAGTATTGAAAAAACAAGGAAAAGCTGTTCCAACATTGGAAGATTCTGTTGAAATTGATTTACAAGTAGATGCTTATATTCCATCTACTTATATTCAAGATGAACGTCAAAAAATTGAAATGTATAAACGAATTCGTTCCATTGATAGTATGGAAACGTATCATGAATTATTAGATGATTTTATTGATCGCTTTGGGGAGTTTCCAGATGAAGTGAGCTATTTATTAGAAGTTGGAATGTTAAAATATTTTGCAGAGCAATTATCGATTACTTCGATTAAGAAAAAACGATATTCAATCATTGTATCGATTGCTCAACCGGTGGCTCAACGATTAGAAGGAGTTGCCATTTTTGAAGCTCTTGGGCCAGTGAAATTACCTGCTCAAGTCACTAAAAAAGGGATGACTTTACAAGTATTACTCAATGTAACGAATCAGCCAACGGATTTATGGCTAGAACAATTAAAAATTTTGTTAGAAAAATGTTGTGAAGTTGTAGCAAATCAAAAAGAGGAAAATGACTAA
- a CDS encoding putative polysaccharide biosynthesis protein codes for MVKSNRQMMQGALVLSLAAFIAKILSAVYRVPFQNMVGNTGFYVYQQVYPIYGIGMTFALSGFPVFVSALIAQYRSDYELSLLLKRLFWILSGLGIGVFLLLYTQSELIASWMGDTLLSPVIQSVSWMFLMMPFLVIARGYFQGTNRMVPTAVSQVVEQVVRVSVILLAASFYGSLTNDLYVVGTWAMSSAVIAAVIATFVLLYYKKSDSFENWNGSREIEPRKIQWGVLLKRFVIEGGTICLLSSILVLFQLIDSFTLFKGLVEQGISQEVAKDLKGIFDRGQPLVQLGMVVGVGFSSSYLPLLSRSYTKQHLEEFEQLKQSLLKMTMVFSVVATVGLLVILPRVNHMLFGDIQGNDVLSVYSISIVLASMMMAYHGILQSTGKYSITLMALLVGLITKAFGNMVFVRWLQTLGASIATVLGLFMMLAMIWILSGEGKYSLNHLKSTMIKLGIVTIGMAIVVGILNSIFKGYFPAGDSRTKDTLIALLLVSVGIIVFIIGAIRIKLFTIREWLMIPKGKMLLRFTRKWKKRG; via the coding sequence ATGGTTAAATCGAACAGACAGATGATGCAAGGAGCGTTGGTATTGTCACTAGCAGCCTTCATTGCGAAAATATTAAGTGCCGTTTATCGAGTTCCTTTCCAAAATATGGTTGGAAATACTGGGTTTTACGTTTATCAGCAAGTCTATCCCATTTATGGAATTGGAATGACCTTTGCTCTCTCTGGTTTCCCAGTATTTGTGTCAGCATTGATTGCTCAGTATCGTTCGGATTATGAATTGTCTCTTCTTTTAAAACGATTATTTTGGATTTTAAGTGGATTAGGGATAGGAGTATTTTTACTTCTATATACACAGTCAGAACTCATTGCTTCATGGATGGGAGATACTTTATTATCCCCAGTCATTCAAAGTGTTTCGTGGATGTTTTTAATGATGCCATTTTTGGTCATTGCAAGGGGATATTTCCAAGGAACGAATCGAATGGTTCCAACAGCTGTTTCTCAAGTAGTGGAACAAGTCGTTCGAGTAAGTGTTATCTTATTGGCAGCAAGTTTTTATGGCAGTCTCACGAATGATTTATATGTAGTGGGAACTTGGGCAATGTCGAGCGCAGTGATTGCGGCAGTGATAGCAACTTTTGTATTATTGTATTATAAAAAATCAGACTCTTTTGAAAATTGGAATGGCAGTCGAGAGATTGAACCTCGTAAGATTCAATGGGGAGTCTTGCTAAAGAGATTCGTCATTGAAGGTGGAACTATATGTTTATTAAGTTCGATATTAGTATTGTTCCAATTAATAGATTCATTTACCTTATTTAAAGGTCTAGTAGAACAGGGAATCAGTCAAGAAGTTGCCAAAGATTTAAAAGGAATTTTTGATCGAGGACAACCATTGGTGCAATTAGGAATGGTTGTAGGAGTGGGATTTTCTTCAAGCTACTTACCCTTACTCAGTCGTAGTTATACAAAGCAACATTTAGAAGAGTTTGAACAATTGAAACAGTCTCTTTTAAAAATGACAATGGTATTTTCAGTGGTAGCAACAGTAGGATTATTGGTTATTTTACCAAGAGTCAATCATATGCTTTTTGGAGATATTCAAGGAAATGATGTATTGAGTGTTTATAGTATTAGTATTGTGTTGGCGTCTATGATGATGGCGTACCATGGAATATTACAAAGTACTGGAAAATATTCTATTACGCTTATGGCTTTATTAGTCGGATTGATTACAAAAGCATTTGGCAATATGGTCTTTGTTCGATGGCTTCAAACATTAGGAGCTAGTATTGCAACGGTTTTAGGGTTGTTTATGATGCTAGCAATGATTTGGATTCTGAGTGGAGAGGGAAAATATTCTTTGAATCATCTAAAGTCAACGATGATAAAATTAGGAATTGTAACAATAGGAATGGCAATCGTTGTAGGAATTTTGAATAGCATTTTTAAAGGTTATTTCCCAGCTGGTGATTCTAGAACAAAAGATACGCTGATTGCTCTATTATTAGTGAGTGTTGGAATCATCGTATTTATAATAGGGGCGATTCGGATAAAATTATTTACCATTCGTGAATGGTTGATGATTCCAAAAGGGAAAATGCTATTAAGATTTACAAGAAAATGGAAGAAACGAGGGTAA
- a CDS encoding RNA-binding S4 domain-containing protein gives MRLDKYLKVSRLIKRRSVAKEVADKGRITVQDKVAKSSTDVKVGDRITIQFGNKTVTVRVDAILDSTRKEDAKEMFTILEEKQVVKTEGF, from the coding sequence ATGAGATTAGATAAATATTTAAAAGTATCTCGATTGATTAAAAGAAGAAGTGTTGCAAAAGAAGTAGCCGATAAAGGAAGAATTACGGTACAAGATAAAGTGGCAAAATCTTCAACGGATGTAAAAGTAGGAGATAGGATTACCATTCAATTTGGAAATAAGACTGTAACGGTTCGAGTGGATGCAATTTTAGATTCAACGAGAAAAGAAGATGCCAAAGAAATGTTTACGATTTTAGAAGAAAAACAAGTAGTGAAAACAGAAGGGTTTTAA